In one window of bacterium DNA:
- a CDS encoding ATP-binding protein: MRDFNPFDKDISEINVSDLQKLIDNEVTEGWFVEYKEKFIENKKIAHSIAAFANSDGGWFIIGIKTDSQNRAVDISGFPKEDRDEPEQRITDIIKTGITPIPTFKTKLINTERNYFVLITYVERGLDSPYITQDGRIYRRVNTGKNPIPESDRYSIQKLFERRELLKQEISSYTNDIEDIQPDSSNVYLESFLMPKPFNSFSIKGFSSKGFCDKLIALRDTLTKKTKKSKLPYLSISSTYCSYTFMLRENPYDILKPYIKLVLSQNGNIKFSTVLSGFLFPSSNLPVEYANSDTFTKYSRYLIYLKDQIWILNAYNFMYAYSNAISLCRNIFDLIDYGDRIDCIFRVKQNTNITLFFDIPDFLDYIEKMGIPIIIRSTIDIPSLHDYIITVPDLSIDSEISFVYHIFKCLGIPWDMIFENVKSFPDYYIEQIEKYEKEQE; this comes from the coding sequence ATGAGAGATTTTAATCCATTCGACAAAGATATTTCAGAAATTAATGTCTCAGACTTACAAAAGCTTATTGATAATGAAGTTACAGAAGGCTGGTTTGTGGAGTATAAGGAGAAATTTATTGAGAATAAAAAAATAGCACACTCAATAGCCGCTTTTGCCAATAGCGATGGGGGTTGGTTTATTATTGGGATAAAGACAGACTCGCAAAATAGAGCAGTTGATATTTCAGGATTTCCAAAAGAGGATAGAGATGAACCTGAACAGAGGATAACTGATATAATTAAAACTGGGATTACGCCTATACCAACTTTTAAAACAAAACTAATAAATACAGAAAGGAACTATTTCGTTTTAATTACCTATGTAGAAAGGGGGCTTGATTCTCCCTATATTACGCAAGATGGAAGAATATATAGGAGAGTGAACACAGGTAAAAACCCAATACCTGAAAGTGACAGATATTCAATACAAAAATTGTTTGAGCGAAGAGAATTATTAAAACAAGAAATATCTAGTTATACTAACGATATTGAAGATATTCAACCTGACAGTTCAAATGTATATTTAGAGAGTTTCTTAATGCCAAAACCATTTAATTCTTTTTCTATTAAAGGATTTTCCTCAAAGGGATTTTGCGACAAATTAATAGCCCTTAGAGATACTCTAACAAAAAAAACTAAAAAATCAAAACTTCCTTATTTAAGTATTTCTTCAACCTATTGTTCTTATACTTTCATGTTACGCGAAAACCCTTATGATATATTGAAACCTTATATTAAATTGGTCCTTTCACAAAATGGAAATATTAAATTCTCCACTGTGTTATCTGGATTTCTTTTCCCGAGTTCAAATTTACCAGTTGAATACGCGAATAGCGATACATTCACTAAATATAGCCGTTATTTGATATATCTCAAAGATCAAATATGGATATTAAATGCGTATAACTTTATGTATGCGTATTCTAACGCTATTTCTCTATGCAGAAATATTTTCGATTTAATTGACTACGGAGACAGGATTGATTGTATCTTCCGAGTAAAACAAAACACAAATATAACTCTTTTTTTTGATATTCCTGATTTTTTAGATTATATAGAAAAAATGGGGATACCAATTATAATAAGAAGCACAATAGATATTCCTTCTCTACATGATTATATTATAACCGTCCCTGACTTATCAATAGATTCTGAAATTAGTTTTGTTTATCATATCTTTAAATGTTTGGGTATTCCTTGGGATATGATTTTCGAAAATGTAAAAAGTTTCCCTGATTATTACATCGAACAAATTGAAAAATATGAAAAAGAACAAGAATGA